One part of the Kryptolebias marmoratus isolate JLee-2015 linkage group LG2, ASM164957v2, whole genome shotgun sequence genome encodes these proteins:
- the p2ry1 gene encoding P2Y purinoceptor 1: protein MTTDLNLTSMMNATLLNNQTRGCSLTKTGFQFYYLPTVYILVFIIGLVGNSLAIWMFVFHMRPWSSISVYMFNLALADFCYVLSLPFLIFYYFNKTDWIFGDVLCRLQRFIFHVNLYGSILFLTCISVHRYTGVVHPLKSLGRLKKKNAVITSALVWMIVVIGMSPILYYSRTGLKRNSTTCYDTTTEDELQGYFIYSMTLTVFGFCIPFIIIFCCYGMIVKALICNDMNNAPLRQKSIHLVIIVLAVFAVSYLPFHVMKNLNMRARVHFQIPNMCEFNDRVYATYQVTRGLASLNSCVDPILYFLAGDTFRRKLSRATKKTSRKDLQSKSEDTALNSLAEYVENGERRL, encoded by the coding sequence ATGACCACGGACTTGAACTTGACCTCTATGATGAATGCAACATTATTAAACAATCAAACCAGAGGATGTTCCCTCACCAAGACGGGCTTTCAGTTCTATTACCTGCCCACGGTTTACATCCTAGTGTTCATCATTGGGCTTGTGGGCAACAGCCTGGCCATTTGGATGTTTGTGTTCCATATGAGACCCTGGAGCAGCATCTCTGTCTACATGTTCAACCTGGCCCTGGCTGACTTCTGCTACGTCCTCTCTCTGCCGTTCCTCATCTTTTACTACTTCAACAAAACAGACTGGATATTTGGGGACGTGCTGTGTCGACTGCAGCGTTTCATTTTCCATGTGAATCTCTACGGAAGTATTCTGTTTCTGACCTGCATCAGTGTTCACAGGTACACGGGCGTCGTGCATCCGCTCAAGTCTTTAGGcaggctgaagaagaagaatgcaGTTATCACCAGTGCGTTGGTGTGGATGATAGTGGTTATAGGCATGTCCCCAATTCTTTATTACTCCAGGACTGGTTTGAAGCGTAATTCAACCACCTGTTATGACACCACCACTGAGGACGAGCTTCAGGGTTATTTCATTTACAGTATGACTCTGACTGTGTTTGGGTTCTGCATCCCATTCATCATCATATTCTGTTGCTACGGCATGATCGTCAAGGCGCTGATCTGCAATGACATGAACAACGCCCCCCTGCGGCAGAAATCCATCCACCTGGTGATCATTGTGCTTGCGGTCTTCGCCGTCTCCTACCTGCCTTTCCACGTCATGAAAAACCTCAACATGCGCGCCCGGGTGCACTTCCAGATTCCGAACATGTGCGAGTTCAACGACCGCGTCTACGCCACGTACCAGGTGACGCGGGGTCTGGCCAGCCTCAACAGCTGTGTGGACCCCATTCTTTACTTCCTGGCTGGAGATACCTTCAGGAGAAAGCTGTCGCGGGCCACCAAAAAGACCTCCAGGAAGGACCTCCAGTCCAAGAGCGAGGACACGGCGCTCAACAGCCTGGCTGAGTACGTGGAGAACGGTGAACGGAGACTGTGA